In Gossypium hirsutum isolate 1008001.06 chromosome D06, Gossypium_hirsutum_v2.1, whole genome shotgun sequence, one genomic interval encodes:
- the LOC107901731 gene encoding uncharacterized protein yields MSICFRWVSNLSSSTTETLSTCKTYGSLPLKPPLFSSIFHLPPRPRFQLLIRATAAMETDQSAVTSTTANSTNPPMKLLFVEMGVGYDQHGQDITSAAMRACRDAISSNSIPAFRRGSIPGVSFEQMKLLIKLGVPHSLQHSLDIERVKSVFPYGKILNVEVVDGGLVCSSGVYVEEMGDKNDDCYIVNAAVYVGY; encoded by the exons TCCGCTGGGTTTCAAATTTGTCTTCTTCTACTACTGAAACTCTCTCCACTTGCAAAACATACGGTTCACTTCCATTGAAGCCTCCGCTTTTCTCCTCTATATTCCACCTTCCTCCTCGTCCTAGATTTCAACTCCTAATCCGAGCTACGGCTGCCATGGAAACAGATCAAAGTGCAGTCACAAGCACGACCGCCAACTCCACGAACCCACCGATGAAACTCCTTTTCGTGGAGATGGGTGTTGGTTATGATCAACATGG GCAAGATATCACATCAGCAGCAATGAGGGCTTGCAGGGATGCTatttcttctaattcaattccTGCATTTAGGAGAG GATCCATACCTGGGGTCTCATTTGAGCAAATGAAATTACTGATCAAGTTAGGTGTTCCTCATTCTCTTCAACACTCATTGGATATTGAGAGGGTGAAGTCTGTTTTTCCTTA tggaaaaattttgaatgttgaaGTTGTGGATGGAGGACTAGTATGCTCAAGTGGCGTGTATGTAGAAGAAATGGGAGATAAGAATGATGATTGTTACATAGTTAATGCTGCAGTTTATGTTGGTTACTAG
- the LOC107901732 gene encoding 50S ribosomal protein L34, chloroplastic, whose translation MASMPVITSPQCLPTKPIRTHIPSASLTLLTGSRRRISVSSNAANKSSLLHCSFLPSSSSSLSFPSSFSGLSLGTDFGSNNGVKNERRRCLVVRAGKAALCQTKRNRSRKSLARTHGFRRRMRTTSGRAVLKRRRAKGRKVLCTKSNPNN comes from the exons ATGGCTTCAATGCCAGTAATAACATCACCTCAATGCCTTCCTACAAAACCCATAAGAACCCACATCCCTTCAGCTTCCCTCACTCTCTTAACAGGTTCAAGGAGAAGAATTTCCGTCTCTTCCAATGCGGCAAACAAGTCTTCCCTTCTTCACTGCTCCTTTCTCCCTTCTTCATCATCTTCTCTCTCTTTCCCTTCTTCCTTTTCAG GGTTATCTTTGGGGACTGATTTTGGTTCAAATAATGGGGTGAAGAATGAGAGAAGGAGATGCCTGGTGGTTAGGGCAGGAAAGGCTGCACTTTGTCAAACAAAGAGGAATAGGTCTCGGAAATCATTGGCTCGAACTCATGGGTTCCGTAGAAGAATGAGAACCACTAGTGGGAGAGCTGTATTGAAACGTAGACGTGCTAAGGGCCGGAAGGTCCTCTGCACCAAATCAAATCCAAACA ATTGA